From Oryza sativa Japonica Group chromosome 4, ASM3414082v1, one genomic window encodes:
- the LOC4336851 gene encoding protein NRT1/ PTR FAMILY 8.3: MDADHERRRPEQGALRRPLLADDEASSSNQSLVSQEDRGQEVAEVQKVESCSNKALIIILSLQFLEITAFYGVYLNLIVYLQDVLHGDSASNVATVSSWVGTAYLMPILGAAVADSCWGKYTTVLAGFSIALVGMVTITASATLPSLRPPSCGQSAYCVPATLSQKLVFFTGIYLCALGIGGAKAVLIAFGPEQLDDDDGGGKNERVRERKASYFSWYYAVANVGMLTAGTMLVWFEDNVSWGFGYGLCASFVAVAVVVLAATAPMYRILPPAGSPLKSVIQVLVAFSHKAKLTLPDDPTELYEDDGVKNSLQHPVHERLEHTNQFRCLDKAAIVSDEDLEDGDRWRLCTVSQVEEVKILLRLIPIWLTSAVYFIANTQAQTTFVQQGTKTDGRIARGAFSVPAASLSSFQMAFVAVFVTLYNRAVMPAARRCLGRAVAFTPLQLMGFGHATAVVAVGVAACTEARRLHAARAGAPAMGIAWLLPQYLVMAASDASLTVGQLEFFYDQSPETMRSASTAFYFLAISLGNLLNSQLVTLVAKVTAVWGNAGWFPLDLDDGHLDYFFLLIVAITAVNFAVYVALAKNYTPKKVR, translated from the exons ATGGACGCTGACCACGAGCGCCGGCGTCCCGAGCAGGGCGCTCTGAGGAGGCCGCTTTTAGCCGACGACGAG GCATCTTCCTCAAATCAGAGCCTGGTATCTCAGGAAGATCGGGGACAAGAGGTGGCTGAGGTGCAGAAGGTTGAGAGCTGCTCCAACAAGGCACTGATAATCATCTTGA GCCTGCAATTCTTGGAAATCACTGCCTTCTACGGGGTCTACCTGAACCTGATAGTGTATCTTCAGGACGTTCTTCATGGCGACAGTGCTTCGAACGTGGCGACGGTCAGTTCTTGGGTCGGAACTGCCTACCTCATGCCcatcctcggcgccgccgtcgccgactctTGCTGGGGAAAGTACACGACGGTGTTGGCCGGCTTCTCCATAGCTCTCGTC GGCATGGTCACCATCACCGCGTCGGCCACGCTGCCGTCTCTGAGACCGCCGTCGTGCGGGCAGAGCGCCTACTGCGTCCCGGCGACGCTCAGCCAGAAGCTGGTCTTCTTCACGGGCATATACCTCTGCGCCCTCGGGATCGGCGGCGCGAAGGCCGTGCTGATCGCGTTCGGGCCGGAgcagctcgacgacgacgacggcggcggcaagaacgAGCGGGTGCGGGAGAGGAAGGCGTCCTACTTCAGCTGGTACTACGCGGTGGCCAACGTGGGCATGCTCACGGCGGGGACGATGCTGGTTTGGTTCGAGGACAACGTGAGCTGGGGGTTCGGGTACGGCCTGTGCGCGTCGTTCGTCGCGGTCgcggtcgtcgtcctcgccgcgaCAGCGCCCATGTACCGGATCCTGCCCCCGGCGGGCAGCCCGTTGAAGAGTGTGATCCAAGTGCTTGTGGCGTTCTCTCACAAGGCTAAATTGACTTTGCCGGACGATCCAACTGAACTGtacgaggacgacggcgtcaAGAACTCGTTGCAGCATCCGGTGCACGAACGATTAGAGCACACCAACCAATTCAG GTGTTTGGACAAGGCTGCCATTGTCAGCGACGAGGATCTGGAAGACGGCGACAGGTGGAGGCTGTGCACGGTGTCCCAGGTGGAGGAGGTCAAGATTCTGCTGCGGTTGATCCCGATATGGCTCACGTCGGCGGTCTACTTCATCGCGAACACGCAGGCTCAGACCACGTTCGTGCAGCAGGGCACCAAGACGGACGGCCGGATCGCGCGCGGCGCATTCTCCGTCCCGGCCGCGTCGCTGTCGTCCTTCCAGATGGCGTTCGTCGCCGTCTTCGTCACGCTCTACAACAGGGCCGTGATGCCCGCGGCGCGCCGGTGCCTCGGCCGCGCCGTGGCGTTCACGCCGCTGCAGCTCATGGGGTTCGGCCACGCGACGGCGGTCGTCGCGGTGGGCGTGGCCGCGTGCACCGAGGCGCGCCGGCTGCACGCGGCCAGGGCCGGGGCGCCCGCCATGGGCATCGCGTGGCTGCTGCCGCAGTACCTCGTGATGGCCGCCTCCGACGCGTCGCTCACCGTCGGGCAGCTGGAGTTCTTCTACGACCAGTCGCCGGAGACGATGCGGAGCGCGTCGACGGCGTTCTACTTCCTCGCCATATCGCTCGGGAACCTGCTCAACTCTCAGCTGGTGACTCTGGTGGCGAAGGTGACCGCGGTATGGGGCAATGCAGGGTGGTTTCCACTGGACTTGGATGACGGTCACCTGGATTACTTCTTCCTGCTCATCGTGGCCATCACCGCGGTGAACTTCGCAGTTTACGTCGCCCTCGCCAAGAACTACACGCCAAAGAAGGTTAGGTAG